In Desulfosediminicola ganghwensis, a single window of DNA contains:
- a CDS encoding Hsp20/alpha crystallin family protein has translation MAIVRWDPWREIEDMVERYTRAVGQPRAGSQEVIAAGDWAPRVDIIETDKAFVIKAEIPEVNREDVKVTVDNGILTIRGERKQEIEEKGKKIHRIERSFGIFTRSFTLPDNVDEKNIKASFKDGMLNLQILKTEEVKQKAIEIKVE, from the coding sequence ATGGCAATAGTACGATGGGATCCATGGCGAGAAATTGAGGATATGGTCGAACGCTACACGAGAGCTGTAGGGCAACCTCGAGCGGGAAGCCAAGAGGTTATTGCTGCAGGGGATTGGGCTCCCCGTGTAGACATCATTGAGACCGATAAGGCATTCGTAATCAAAGCAGAAATTCCCGAGGTAAATAGAGAAGATGTCAAGGTTACAGTAGACAATGGTATCTTGACGATTCGGGGGGAGAGAAAACAGGAGATAGAGGAGAAAGGAAAAAAAATCCATCGAATCGAACGATCTTTCGGAATCTTCACCCGGAGTTTTACCTTGCCCGACAATGTCGATGAAAAGAACATCAAGGCTTCGTTCAAGGATGGCATGCTGAACCTGCAGATTCTGAAGACTGAGGAGGTAAAGCAAAAAGCCATTGAGATTAAAGTAGAGTAA
- a CDS encoding helix-turn-helix domain-containing protein has product MLHLEKVGEAPVLITPVNNLNGNIRQAATKLDISRPTIYRKLKQYGFSNRDCKQ; this is encoded by the coding sequence TTGCTGCATCTAGAAAAGGTCGGAGAAGCTCCGGTCCTGATCACCCCTGTCAATAATCTGAACGGGAATATTCGGCAGGCCGCAACAAAGCTAGATATTAGTCGGCCAACTATTTACAGGAAGCTTAAACAATATGGATTTTCAAATAGAGACTGTAAACAATGA
- a CDS encoding 4Fe-4S dicluster domain-containing protein produces the protein MKLSSQEMKRVLEDVRGHSEVNFNLCFQCRTCANACPFLDAMDIHPNVIMRMLQFGMGEPVLKSSTIWVCVGCNTCCDSCPMAIDIPTVMDALRQLAMEKGVAIGEPDILNFHEQMLKSVKKYGRAHKLEIMMRYKLKKKDLFQDIGLGLTMLAKRKLDLRAKKVKDIQSIESIFKK, from the coding sequence ATGAAACTGTCAAGCCAAGAGATGAAGCGTGTTTTAGAAGATGTCCGTGGCCACTCCGAAGTTAACTTCAATCTCTGTTTCCAGTGCAGAACCTGCGCCAATGCTTGTCCCTTTTTAGATGCAATGGACATTCATCCCAATGTGATTATGCGAATGCTCCAGTTTGGGATGGGCGAGCCCGTACTCAAATCATCCACAATCTGGGTCTGTGTTGGTTGCAATACCTGTTGTGATAGTTGTCCGATGGCTATCGATATCCCAACGGTTATGGATGCCCTGCGACAATTGGCAATGGAAAAAGGGGTTGCTATAGGTGAACCGGATATTTTGAACTTTCATGAACAGATGCTTAAGTCCGTCAAGAAATATGGACGGGCCCATAAACTTGAAATCATGATGCGGTATAAGCTGAAGAAAAAGGATCTTTTTCAAGATATCGGCCTTGGTTTAACCATGCTCGCTAAACGAAAGCTCGATCTTAGAGCCAAAAAAGTTAAGGATATACAGTCCATTGAAAGCATCTTTAAAAAGTAA
- a CDS encoding IS91 family transposase, producing the protein MKDNGNTPEIADIFRRYGKKYRDMHVVGSQQYKVMRRIEICRTAALGGHVEACNHCGYSRNAYNSCRDRHCPKCQTMVKEKWLSDRRTELLPCPYFHNVFTLPHELNPLVMGNKHIMLTLLFTAVKETLQVFARDPQWRLGGQLGFISVLHTWNQKLMDHYHLHCIIPAGVLSFDRTSWTGTRRKYLFRVQSLAKEFKKRYLDKLERAHKKNLLSFPGKVAGLQEKKQFLTFIETLRGKQWITYAKQPFGGPEQVLEYLGRYTHRVAITNNRIIAIDDGKVSFRYRDRSDDNKEKELTLSAEEFIRRFLLHVLPSGFTKIRYYGFLAHANKKTCIALIRTLIGSDVKYTQKTVETVQEMMLRLTGIDICCCPQCGKGKLVYLRPITDLAYDDSS; encoded by the coding sequence ATGAAAGATAATGGCAACACACCGGAGATTGCCGATATCTTTCGCAGATATGGTAAGAAATACCGGGATATGCATGTGGTGGGATCGCAGCAATATAAGGTCATGAGACGCATCGAAATATGTCGGACCGCTGCCCTTGGAGGCCATGTCGAAGCCTGTAATCATTGCGGTTATAGCCGCAACGCATATAACTCCTGCCGGGACAGACACTGTCCGAAATGCCAGACCATGGTCAAGGAGAAATGGCTCAGTGACAGAAGGACAGAACTGCTGCCTTGCCCCTATTTTCACAACGTTTTCACTTTGCCGCATGAGCTTAATCCCCTGGTTATGGGCAATAAACACATTATGCTGACTCTGCTGTTTACCGCAGTCAAAGAAACATTGCAGGTCTTCGCCCGTGATCCGCAGTGGCGCCTTGGGGGCCAACTCGGCTTCATTTCCGTGCTTCACACATGGAATCAGAAACTCATGGACCACTACCACCTGCACTGCATCATCCCGGCAGGAGTTCTTTCATTTGATCGTACAAGCTGGACCGGCACCAGAAGAAAATATTTATTCCGGGTTCAGTCATTGGCGAAGGAGTTCAAAAAACGCTATCTGGACAAGCTAGAAAGGGCACATAAGAAAAACCTCCTTTCTTTCCCTGGCAAGGTTGCAGGGCTGCAAGAGAAAAAACAGTTCCTGACGTTCATAGAAACGTTGCGTGGCAAGCAGTGGATCACTTATGCCAAACAGCCCTTTGGTGGACCGGAACAGGTACTCGAATATCTCGGTCGCTATACCCACCGGGTGGCAATAACCAACAACCGGATCATTGCTATCGATGATGGCAAGGTTAGCTTCAGGTATCGGGACCGCAGCGACGACAATAAGGAAAAAGAACTTACCCTCAGTGCTGAAGAATTTATCAGGCGATTTCTCCTGCACGTGCTGCCGAGCGGCTTTACCAAAATCCGCTATTACGGCTTCCTGGCTCATGCTAACAAGAAAACCTGCATCGCTTTAATCCGCACCCTGATCGGTTCAGACGTCAAATATACACAGAAAACAGTGGAGACCGTTCAGGAGATGATGCTGCGCTTGACCGGCATCGACATCTGCTGCTGCCCGCAGTGCGGCAAGGGAAAGCTGGTCTATCTCAGGCCGATTACCGACCTGGCTTATGATGATAGCTCCTGA
- a CDS encoding tyrosine-type recombinase/integrase, whose amino-acid sequence MWPSRLRHTMVTQLLNANADLVSIQEILGHTKIKITQGYSKLSNLKAQKDYFQAMEIVVAKTTIRQLE is encoded by the coding sequence TTGTGGCCGTCCAGGCTCCGACATACCATGGTGACCCAACTCCTCAATGCCAATGCTGATCTGGTGAGTATCCAGGAAATACTGGGGCACACGAAGATCAAGATAACCCAGGGTTATAGCAAATTATCGAATCTGAAAGCGCAGAAAGATTATTTTCAGGCAATGGAAATAGTGGTAGCGAAGACCACAATCAGGCAGCTGGAATGA
- a CDS encoding 2,3-bisphosphoglycerate-dependent phosphoglycerate mutase, with amino-acid sequence MESRHKLVLLRHGLSDWNQQNRFTGWQDVDLAEAGIAEAHKAGAALREAGYRFDVAYTSLLKRAIRTLWIVLDELDRQVLVDRPDIHGREAILKIHSRNVIFGPDVDLGKIAGRTPGFVGADLANIINEASLRAQGVLNDLAHILFEKESVQGEELRKMLSVAPSGMANISPEQPSSNSAGKSDNENVDHSGNTEKST; translated from the coding sequence ATGGAGAGCAGGCACAAACTTGTACTCCTGCGGCACGGGTTAAGTGACTGGAACCAGCAGAACCGCTTTACCGGTTGGCAAGACGTAGACCTTGCCGAAGCCGGAATCGCCGAGGCACATAAGGCTGGTGCTGCCTTGCGCGAGGCGGGATACCGGTTCGATGTCGCCTACACCTCTTTACTCAAGCGAGCTATTCGAACGCTATGGATCGTTTTGGACGAACTCGATCGGCAGGTCCTGGTCGACCGACCGGATATCCATGGACGTGAAGCCATCCTGAAGATCCATTCCAGAAATGTGATTTTTGGTCCCGATGTCGACCTCGGCAAAATCGCCGGTCGCACACCGGGTTTTGTCGGGGCGGACCTGGCCAACATTATCAATGAAGCTTCTCTCAGAGCGCAGGGTGTCTTGAATGATCTGGCCCATATCCTTTTTGAAAAGGAAAGCGTGCAGGGAGAGGAGCTGAGGAAGATGCTGTCAGTAGCCCCATCGGGAATGGCGAACATATCTCCCGAGCAGCCATCCTCGAACAGCGCCGGAAAAAGCGATAATGAAAATGTTGACCATTCTGGAAACACAGAGAAATCCACGTAA
- a CDS encoding universal stress protein has protein sequence MSSPLLKGIINAARECRKYHIIVVAGDIVSEILTHAESQKADMIIVGTHGQQTQGEIVLGSISEQFLRKAPCPVLVINPYR, from the coding sequence ATGTCATCTCCACTTTTGAAGGGCATCATTAATGCTGCCCGTGAATGCCGAAAATATCACATAATTGTGGTAGCTGGTGATATTGTCAGTGAAATTCTCACCCATGCAGAGAGCCAGAAGGCCGATATGATCATTGTCGGGACCCATGGCCAACAGACACAGGGTGAAATTGTTCTCGGCAGTATCTCCGAACAATTTCTCAGAAAGGCTCCATGCCCGGTATTGGTTATAAATCCATATAGGTAG
- a CDS encoding carboxymuconolactone decarboxylase family protein gives MDLKTKRLISLAVAIQAGCKDCMISQTSHAIELGATPAEIFETCSVAISMGGTLAWSKALIIAEYLREREIMK, from the coding sequence ATCGATCTGAAAACAAAACGGTTGATTTCATTAGCTGTTGCTATTCAAGCAGGATGTAAGGATTGCATGATTTCTCAGACGTCACATGCAATTGAACTTGGGGCAACACCAGCAGAGATTTTTGAGACCTGCTCTGTAGCAATCAGTATGGGTGGAACGTTGGCCTGGAGTAAAGCGTTAATCATTGCCGAATACTTAAGAGAGCGGGAGATAATGAAATAA
- a CDS encoding YgjV family protein, producing MSLYTLSQILIGFAIITDLASFQFKQKKHIVYCFLISCTLIGLHFMCLGHWTAAGLALLSLARFTACLYTTSTRVLISFLVSVALIGLFTYDGYLTLLGCAATTFGTIASFCKDDKPLRQFMAVCAGLWIIHNYLAGSPGAVLLETIFLSSNLVGYFRYYIRPRRTAVN from the coding sequence ATGTCACTCTACACTTTATCCCAAATCCTCATTGGCTTTGCCATCATAACCGATCTGGCATCATTTCAGTTCAAGCAAAAGAAACATATCGTCTACTGTTTTCTTATCTCCTGTACCCTGATTGGCCTTCATTTCATGTGTCTTGGCCACTGGACAGCCGCAGGGCTAGCCCTGCTCTCCCTTGCTCGATTCACCGCCTGCCTATATACGACCTCTACCCGGGTACTCATTTCTTTCCTGGTGTCCGTAGCACTTATCGGTCTGTTCACCTATGACGGATACCTCACCCTGCTTGGATGCGCAGCCACGACATTCGGCACCATTGCCTCCTTTTGCAAAGACGACAAGCCACTTCGTCAGTTCATGGCCGTATGCGCCGGGCTCTGGATCATTCATAACTATCTTGCTGGCTCTCCTGGTGCCGTACTTCTGGAGACGATTTTCCTATCATCCAACTTGGTCGGGTATTTCAGATATTATATACGGCCTCGTAGGACAGCGGTGAACTAA
- a CDS encoding CoB--CoM heterodisulfide reductase iron-sulfur subunit B family protein, giving the protein MKASLKSKENTYAYFPGCSLAASGHENNRSIYKFCEKVGIHLEELDDWNCCGSSSAHSIDSEAAALLPQRNISLAQQGLPLLVACPSCYIRMRSTHEELKSDDQAKEMYKNRWERNFDQDLEIIHFFDLLTKLDQTVIDKNMTKPLNGIRFASYYGCMLAKPPILRKDKRHTGIMEKTLKMLGAEPVSWQNFSKCCGTYLSVAKPEVTTKVVNQIMDNAIESEAECLVTACAMCHLNLEIRCSLKQQIPTFHFSELLCIAFGVDDHKKWFKRHLVDPVPLLKEKGLV; this is encoded by the coding sequence TTGAAAGCATCTTTAAAAAGTAAAGAAAACACCTACGCCTATTTTCCAGGGTGTTCCCTGGCTGCTTCCGGTCACGAAAACAATCGCTCAATTTATAAATTCTGCGAAAAGGTCGGGATACATCTTGAGGAATTAGATGACTGGAACTGCTGTGGTTCCTCCTCTGCCCACAGCATAGATTCTGAGGCTGCCGCCCTTCTTCCACAAAGAAACATCTCCCTTGCTCAACAAGGACTTCCCCTGCTGGTTGCCTGCCCAAGTTGCTACATCAGGATGCGCTCAACCCATGAAGAGCTGAAAAGCGATGACCAGGCAAAGGAGATGTACAAAAACCGATGGGAGCGAAATTTTGATCAGGATCTGGAAATAATCCATTTCTTTGACCTGTTAACGAAACTTGATCAGACTGTTATTGATAAGAACATGACCAAACCGCTCAACGGTATTCGCTTCGCTTCATATTACGGGTGCATGCTGGCAAAGCCTCCAATCCTTAGAAAAGACAAACGGCATACAGGAATTATGGAGAAAACCCTAAAAATGCTTGGTGCAGAACCTGTTTCCTGGCAAAACTTTTCCAAGTGTTGCGGAACGTATTTGTCGGTTGCCAAGCCAGAGGTTACTACCAAGGTGGTCAACCAGATCATGGATAACGCAATAGAATCGGAAGCCGAATGTCTGGTAACAGCCTGTGCAATGTGCCACCTGAACCTTGAAATTCGATGTTCATTAAAACAACAAATCCCAACATTCCATTTTTCTGAGCTCCTTTGTATTGCCTTTGGTGTCGATGATCATAAAAAATGGTTCAAACGCCATCTTGTGGACCCAGTGCCGCTGTTAAAAGAGAAGGGATTAGTCTGA
- a CDS encoding IS4 family transposase, whose translation MAHSSTILNQIASFFPRHDFEKLARKHHHGQKFRSFNRWSQFLAMTIAQLTSRKSLRDLVSNLAVQKSRLYHLGMRPTSRATLARVNEQQPYETFKAMFFQLLHKCQANAPKHRFKFKGKIYLLDATMVNLCLSVFPWANYRKTKGAMKLHFGLDASGYLPVFMDMTEGKKHEIEWARSLNLPAGSCVVFDRGFTDYTWYETLDKRKITFVTRLKSNAKVYRYGNRRKPDSPDVLEDQKIKIPGYQFTFRRIIYVDPETGIEYQFVTNSRKLKASEVAAIYKERWQIELFFKWIKQQLKVKTFLGTSENAVLTQLWIALCVYLMLSYFKFMAKFKGSLTQLLRLLQLNIFERRPLADLLKPPDKPGKTQFSPQLALWN comes from the coding sequence ATGGCTCATTCTAGCACAATCCTAAATCAGATTGCTTCATTTTTCCCAAGACATGATTTTGAGAAACTGGCAAGAAAGCATCATCATGGACAAAAGTTTCGCTCCTTCAACAGATGGAGCCAGTTTCTCGCCATGACTATAGCCCAACTCACTTCCAGAAAGAGCCTTCGTGACTTAGTCAGCAACCTGGCCGTTCAAAAGTCTCGTTTGTATCATTTGGGTATGAGGCCAACTAGTCGGGCCACCTTGGCTCGTGTCAATGAGCAACAGCCTTATGAGACTTTCAAAGCCATGTTCTTTCAGCTTTTGCATAAGTGCCAGGCGAATGCTCCGAAGCATAGGTTCAAGTTCAAGGGTAAAATTTATTTACTCGATGCAACGATGGTCAATCTCTGTCTCTCAGTGTTTCCGTGGGCTAACTACCGCAAAACCAAGGGTGCCATGAAATTGCATTTTGGCCTTGATGCAAGTGGCTATCTTCCAGTCTTCATGGATATGACGGAGGGCAAAAAACATGAAATCGAATGGGCACGATCTCTTAACCTGCCTGCCGGTTCTTGTGTAGTTTTTGACCGAGGGTTCACCGATTACACTTGGTACGAGACCCTCGACAAACGCAAAATAACGTTCGTAACACGGCTTAAAAGTAATGCAAAAGTCTATCGCTACGGCAACCGACGTAAACCCGATTCTCCTGATGTTCTTGAAGACCAAAAGATAAAAATTCCAGGATATCAGTTCACTTTTCGACGGATTATCTATGTTGATCCAGAAACGGGCATTGAGTATCAGTTTGTGACAAATTCGAGGAAACTCAAAGCATCAGAGGTTGCTGCAATTTATAAAGAACGCTGGCAAATCGAACTGTTCTTTAAGTGGATCAAGCAACAACTAAAAGTGAAGACGTTTCTTGGAACATCTGAAAACGCAGTACTTACACAGCTATGGATTGCCCTCTGTGTCTATCTAATGCTGTCGTATTTTAAATTCATGGCCAAATTCAAAGGATCGCTCACGCAACTGCTCAGGCTATTGCAATTGAACATTTTTGAAAGAAGACCGTTGGCTGACTTGTTAAAGCCGCCTGACAAACCAGGAAAAACACAATTTTCGCCACAACTTGCATTGTGGAATTAA